The Acidobacteriota bacterium genomic sequence CGTCCCGACGCCGGCGACCGGGTTTGCGGGCATCCGCAAGTTGGAGCCCGGCCACACGCTGACGATCACCGACGACGACCAGGAAGATGCGCTGGCGTCGCCTGCGATCCGAGTGGCCGAGGAACCGAATGCCAACATGACTCTGGAGGAGGCCGGGGAGATCGCGCAGATCGCGATCGACGACGCGGTCCGGCGACAACTGGTCGCGGACGTCCCGGTCGGTGTGTTCCTGTCGGGTGGCCTGGACTCCGCCATCGTCGCGACCCTGGCGGGGCGTCATGCGGGCAGGCGTCTGTCCGCGTTCACGGTGGGCTTCGGGCAGGCGTCCTACGACGAGACCGCTCCGGCGGCCACCGTCGCGCAGGCGGCCGGTCTCGAGCATCACGTGCTGCAGCTCCCCGACGATCCGTCGGACCTGGTGCGCGAAACGTTGGACGGCTTCGATGAGCCGTTCGGCGACTTCTCCAGCGTACCGATGACGTGGCTCTGCCGGCAGGCGCGGAAGGACGTGACGGTCGCGCTCTCCGGTGACGGGGGCGACGAGGCCTTCGCCGGTTACCCGCACTACCTGATGCCCGGTGTGGCCAGGACGTTCCGACGACTCCCGGGCTTCATGCGTGGAGCGATCGCCGCGGTCGTCAATCGGTGGCCGGCGTCTTTCGAGCGACTCTCCCGGGACTACATGGCCAAGCGTTTCGTTCGGGGGGCGGTCTATCCGCCGCTCCAGGCACACCTGATGGTCAAGGCGATCTTCTTCGGAGAGCAACGCCGGCATCTGTTCGGTCCGCGACTGATCGAACAGCTGGAACGCGATCCTATGGCGGGGCTGGGGCCGCAACTCGGTCAAAGCGAGGGGACCGCGGGAACGCTGGTGCGCAAACTGCTGGAGCTCGACCGACGGACGTTCCTGCTGGACGACAACCTGGTCAAGGTCGACCGCACATCGATGCAGGCCAGCCTGGAGGTGCGAGTGCCGTTGCTCGATCGGGTGGTGCTGAACGCCGCCGACTCGATCCCGACACGGCTGCATGCCGGCGGTCGTCGCACGAAGGTCGTGCTGCGGGAGGTCGCCCGTCGTCTTCTGCCCGAAGAAATATCGGGGCTACAGAAGAAGGGCTTTACGCCGCCGATGCCGGCCTGGCTGAACGGACCGCTGGTCCCGGTGCTGGATGAGGTTCTCTCGGAGTCCGCAGTAAACGCCGCGGGGCTGGTACGTTTTGAGGCCGTCAACGACTTGCGGAAGCAGCATCGCGACCGGACACGGGAATGTTCCCGTGAGCTCTGGACGCTGCTGTCGTTGCATCACTGGTGGGCGCGGCAGGGGTTCTGATCGCGTCGATATCTCCGATCGCCGCTATACTGGCGCGCCACCACATTCTCCGGGGGAGTATCGAATGCGGATCCGTTCCAGCCTTGGCCTTGTTTGTTGCCTCGTCATTTTGACTTGCAGCCTCGCCGTCGCCGCCGACTGGCCCCAGTTCCTGGGCCCCAACGCCACCCCGGTCGCGGCCTCGTCCAGCATCCCCGACTCGTTCGGACCGGAAGAGAACATCCGCTGGTCCGTCGACGTGCCGTCCGGCAGCTCGTCGCCGATCGTCTGGAAGAAGCGGTTGTACCTGACCGGCGTGGCCGACGACGCACTCTGGATCCTGGCGTACAACCTCAAGGACGGTTCCCAGGCCTGGAAGACAGAGTTCACGCCGGCCGGGAAAGAGCAGTTCCTGCATCGCGATGCGACCCCGGCGGCACCGACACCGGTCACCGACGGCAAACGGATCTACGCCTACTTCGGCGCCTACGGTCTGATCGCGCTGGACATGAAGGGCAAGCTGCTGTGGGAGAAGACGTTCCCCATCGAGGCCAACATGTTCGGCACCGGCACGTCGCCGGTGCTCGATGGCGACACGATCTATCTCGTCCGCGATGTCTCCGGCGCGTCGGCCATCCATGCGTTCGACGCGGCCACCGGCGAGGA encodes the following:
- a CDS encoding asparagine synthase C-terminal domain-containing protein codes for the protein VPTPATGFAGIRKLEPGHTLTITDDDQEDALASPAIRVAEEPNANMTLEEAGEIAQIAIDDAVRRQLVADVPVGVFLSGGLDSAIVATLAGRHAGRRLSAFTVGFGQASYDETAPAATVAQAAGLEHHVLQLPDDPSDLVRETLDGFDEPFGDFSSVPMTWLCRQARKDVTVALSGDGGDEAFAGYPHYLMPGVARTFRRLPGFMRGAIAAVVNRWPASFERLSRDYMAKRFVRGAVYPPLQAHLMVKAIFFGEQRRHLFGPRLIEQLERDPMAGLGPQLGQSEGTAGTLVRKLLELDRRTFLLDDNLVKVDRTSMQASLEVRVPLLDRVVLNAADSIPTRLHAGGRRTKVVLREVARRLLPEEISGLQKKGFTPPMPAWLNGPLVPVLDEVLSESAVNAAGLVRFEAVNDLRKQHRDRTRECSRELWTLLSLHHWWARQGF